From the Metamycoplasma hominis ATCC 23114 genome, one window contains:
- the tyrS gene encoding tyrosine--tRNA ligase has protein sequence MQKNILDDLKSRGVLNNISSEEKFNNISLGTGVYTGFDPTAKSLHLGNYLQILSLLRFKKAGYKPIAILGGITGMIGDPSFRNSERKFLDQETLLQNKNAIKNQLQKFGLEVIDNLDFYKHWTVVDFLRNIGKLINVNYLLEKDSITTRLANGLTFTEFSYTLLQGWDFKCLYENHNVKIQMGGSDQWGNITTGLEIIRKLHGESADAVAMTFNLLVDENGKKFGKSTGGGSLWLDPNMTSPYSIYQFLLNQSDVKIEEYLKWLTFLEVEEINKIMTQHNENKTKRIAQKKLAFELVKDIHGVDIANKCIRISEILFNKSNEELNIEDISMLLGYLPCIEVKEGEKFIEILKNNQIVSSNREAREFISKNTFLIDNNIINDENYSITFNKFNGQYALLKKGKKDFYILKRI, from the coding sequence ATGCAAAAAAATATATTAGATGATTTGAAATCAAGAGGTGTTTTAAATAATATATCTAGTGAAGAAAAATTTAATAATATATCACTAGGAACAGGTGTTTATACAGGTTTTGATCCAACTGCTAAAAGTTTACACCTTGGAAATTATCTACAAATATTAAGTTTGTTACGTTTTAAAAAAGCAGGATATAAACCAATTGCAATATTGGGTGGAATAACCGGAATGATTGGTGATCCTAGTTTTAGAAATTCTGAAAGAAAATTTTTAGATCAAGAAACACTACTACAAAATAAAAATGCAATTAAAAATCAATTACAAAAATTTGGTTTAGAAGTAATTGATAATTTAGATTTTTATAAGCATTGAACAGTAGTAGATTTTTTAAGAAATATTGGTAAATTAATTAATGTAAATTATTTGCTTGAAAAAGACTCTATTACTACTAGACTTGCAAACGGTTTAACATTTACAGAATTTTCATATACCTTGCTTCAAGGTTGAGATTTTAAATGTCTATATGAAAATCACAATGTAAAAATTCAAATGGGTGGTTCAGACCAATGAGGAAATATTACAACTGGACTAGAAATTATTAGAAAATTACATGGAGAATCTGCTGATGCAGTTGCCATGACATTCAATTTATTAGTTGACGAAAATGGCAAAAAATTTGGTAAGAGCACTGGCGGAGGTTCGTTATGGCTTGATCCAAATATGACTAGTCCATATTCTATATATCAATTCCTATTGAATCAAAGTGATGTAAAAATTGAAGAATATTTAAAATGATTAACATTTTTAGAAGTTGAAGAAATAAACAAAATTATGACTCAACACAATGAAAATAAAACCAAAAGAATTGCCCAAAAGAAATTAGCCTTTGAATTGGTTAAAGACATTCATGGGGTTGATATTGCAAACAAATGTATTAGAATAAGCGAGATTTTATTTAACAAAAGTAACGAAGAATTAAACATAGAAGATATTTCAATGCTTTTGGGCTATTTACCATGTATTGAAGTTAAAGAAGGCGAAAAATTTATTGAAATTTTAAAAAATAATCAAATTGTTTCTTCAAATAGAGAAGCAAGAGAATTTATTTCAAAAAATACTTTTTTAATTGATAACAATATAATAAACGATGAAAATTATTCAATTACATTTAATAAATTTAATGGTCAATATGCGCTATTAAAAAAAGGTAAAAAAGACTTTTACATACTTAAAAGAATTTAA
- a CDS encoding DegV family protein, giving the protein MKIKIIIDSSAGMSQEQANSFGWDLIPIQIEVGNDIYKSGIDFDTDKFEELWRNDKKIDAKTFATPPGIAMQVIEKYFNDYDKILVYPISNALSSQCASLTAQFASNPKVHIVQSNKISYLIVRDLLMFEEYIKEGKSFDEAIEHFKNNNERLLLIPEFNDALLKGGRLSKAAAAIAKLLKIVPIIKFDNGILEKDGIGRIFKKTLEKNLKELYENTNKDNENNYLLVVNANNDKIDELIQSFKQITNNFPRIYTIQLSCDIVVHAGIGAICLTFAEVSPKIKDKFFLYLKKQ; this is encoded by the coding sequence ATGAAAATTAAAATTATTATAGACTCATCAGCAGGGATGTCGCAAGAACAAGCAAACAGCTTTGGATGAGATTTAATTCCAATTCAAATCGAAGTAGGAAATGATATATATAAAAGTGGTATAGATTTTGATACAGACAAATTTGAAGAACTTTGAAGAAATGACAAAAAAATAGATGCCAAAACTTTTGCAACTCCTCCCGGAATAGCCATGCAAGTTATAGAAAAATATTTTAATGACTACGATAAAATTTTAGTCTATCCAATTTCAAATGCGCTTTCTTCGCAATGTGCTTCGCTAACAGCACAATTTGCTTCAAATCCAAAAGTTCATATAGTACAATCAAATAAAATTTCTTATCTGATTGTTAGAGACTTATTAATGTTTGAAGAATATATTAAAGAAGGAAAAAGCTTCGATGAGGCAATAGAACACTTTAAAAATAATAATGAAAGATTACTTCTAATTCCAGAGTTTAACGATGCCTTGCTAAAAGGCGGACGTTTATCAAAAGCAGCAGCCGCAATAGCAAAATTATTAAAAATAGTTCCTATTATTAAATTTGATAATGGAATTTTAGAAAAAGATGGTATTGGTAGAATCTTTAAAAAAACTCTAGAAAAAAATTTAAAAGAATTATATGAAAATACAAACAAAGATAATGAAAACAATTATCTATTAGTTGTAAATGCAAATAACGATAAAATAGATGAATTAATTCAGTCGTTTAAACAAATAACCAATAATTTTCCAAGGATTTATACAATTCAATTGAGCTGCGACATTGTAGTTCATGCTGGTATTGGCGCAATCTGTTTAACATTTGCTGAAGTTAGTCCTAAAATAAAAGATAAATTCTTTTTATACTTAAAAAAACAATAA
- the rpmA gene encoding 50S ribosomal protein L27 yields MAHTKSGGTTANSRDSAGRRLGVKATDGQFILAGSIIYRQRGTKIFPGQNVGRGKDDTLFALIDGIVKFESRINRKFASVYPIESKK; encoded by the coding sequence ATGGCACATACGAAATCAGGCGGAACAACCGCCAATAGCCGTGATTCAGCGGGAAGAAGATTAGGCGTAAAAGCAACCGACGGCCAATTTATTTTAGCAGGAAGCATTATTTATAGACAAAGAGGAACAAAAATTTTCCCAGGCCAAAATGTTGGTAGAGGAAAAGATGACACCTTATTTGCTTTAATCGATGGTATTGTAAAATTCGAAAGCAGAATTAACAGAAAATTTGCATCAGTTTACCCAATTGAAAGCAAGAAATAA
- the rplU gene encoding 50S ribosomal protein L21 produces MFAIIETGGKQLLVKSGDVIYIEKIDGNEGDKVSFDKVLVIDEQVGSPYLPKASVLGTIEKQGKAKKIVVYRHNAKSTHKRKLGHRQPFTRVKITEIKEK; encoded by the coding sequence ATGTTTGCTATTATTGAAACCGGCGGAAAACAATTACTTGTTAAAAGCGGTGATGTAATTTACATCGAAAAAATTGATGGCAATGAAGGTGACAAAGTTTCATTTGATAAAGTTTTAGTTATTGATGAACAAGTTGGCTCACCTTATCTACCAAAAGCTTCTGTTTTAGGAACCATCGAAAAACAAGGAAAAGCAAAAAAAATAGTTGTTTATAGACACAATGCTAAATCTACTCATAAACGTAAATTAGGACATCGTCAACCATTTACCAGAGTTAAAATTACAGAAATTAAGGAAAAATAG
- the rpoC gene encoding DNA-directed RNA polymerase subunit beta': MKKISKYESLDEEKISKISLALATPQDVETWSHGEVTKPETINYKSYKPERGGLFDEIIFGPMIDYRCPVCGFKYKKVNEGSYCTRTELCKQEHVQILPKIARRTHMGHIKLNSPVVHFWYFKVDHSIIYKLLGLKSSNGSDVVKREELENLIYYKNHIVLEDGGLKSLPKNQIIEINEAAIIYRNALEELLERFQEGTEEYDDIKETLDSLIEKATSKIGQEYGIDFYELNEVIEHYSDAKIGTGALAIEYLLKNINLAEEKQKVTDEINRLNAEEINNPERFATTAKQTREKLYKRLQVINAFIESKQDPTSMLIYNLPVIPADLRPLIQLDGGRHSTSDINELYRRVIIRNNRLQQWQEKDAPTLVIQNELRMIQEAVDALIDNQRRTPNSVLSKDNCPFKSISDALTGKKGRFRQNLLGKRVDYSGRSVIAVGPSLKMHQCGIPREMAAKLFEPWIIERLIEKEVATTIKSAKKIIEDQNPVIWPHVAEAIKGRLVLLNRAPTLHRLSIQAFEPVLVRGKAIRLHPLVCTPFNADFDGDQMAVHVPVSEQALLESRELMLANKNILGPKDGEPIINPSQDMVLGIYYLTIEEPGAKGEGRVFDNYEHMLRALENKVVTLHTRIALPASEVKTPKLIFPFDGPQYIISTVGKFIFNNIFPKTFPFIYDNKVAKANSLEDYNQTFNAKYVVQAGTNIPEYIKNMPIEEAFNKKNISKIIRYVFDKYVAQISMSDIAEVINNLTESSDANDSIIQFLHVKNYENRKIDYEHAMLLAQFTSQEKQKIEMLNPARANGQEVPLSPAEKAEILDTVWFRYTNIVASILDSIKQLGFDYSTYSGISISFSDILETNKKQEYIAQGDEYIAKLKHYYEQCWITDDDRYSLTIKKWAEVKDLIQEDLQKIIKENPQNPVITMINSGARGNISNYVQLAGMRGLMANNTKTTKADAKNDRVVRSTVEVPVKSSFIEGLTAFEFYSSTHGARKGLTDTALNTAKSGYLTRRLVDVAQNIVVREENCGTDYGYKARNIVDTKTKQIIVPLKERIVGRFANKPVVTSAGIEICSRNELITEKIAQRIIASGIEEVEIRSILGCNTRNGVCKMCFGKDLATNRIVNIGEAVGIIAAQSIGEPGTQLTMRTFHTGGVAGVEDITGGFTRLIELIDAHEQPWGRPAVISPYKGIVTKIEVDEKDNTNYLVTIESKGSSNTTVSHKIFVNTTKKLRVQEGDELRIGQKISEGPIILKELLALTDVITVQNYLLKEIQRIYRIQGIAISDKYIEIIIRQMMSKLVISEPGDSKFFAGAIVDIFDYQEENAILLSKGLKPAYGKVVIKGAKQVPLLSDSFLAAASYQETSKILVHAAISSRIDNLSGLKENIILGKKIPSGTALFPFEEHSKYDIKPSINYFTTTPIDGTEISEPIDIDSVVNTAQEYDNDKQSVEEDYSPNDEELVAEEETFDDEENQNDFE; the protein is encoded by the coding sequence AATACGAATCATTAGATGAAGAAAAAATTTCAAAAATTTCATTAGCATTAGCAACTCCTCAAGATGTTGAAACTTGGTCTCATGGTGAAGTTACTAAGCCAGAAACTATTAACTATAAATCATATAAGCCAGAACGTGGTGGATTATTTGATGAAATAATTTTTGGACCAATGATTGATTATCGTTGCCCTGTATGTGGTTTCAAATACAAAAAAGTTAATGAAGGAAGCTATTGTACAAGAACTGAATTATGTAAACAAGAACATGTTCAAATATTGCCTAAAATAGCACGTAGAACCCATATGGGACACATAAAACTAAATAGTCCAGTTGTTCACTTTTGATATTTCAAAGTTGATCACTCAATTATTTATAAATTGCTTGGTTTAAAATCTTCAAATGGTTCTGACGTTGTTAAACGTGAAGAACTAGAAAATTTAATTTATTACAAAAATCATATTGTTCTAGAAGATGGTGGCTTAAAATCATTACCTAAAAATCAAATTATTGAAATCAATGAAGCAGCAATCATTTACCGCAATGCTCTAGAAGAATTACTTGAAAGATTTCAAGAAGGCACAGAAGAATATGATGATATTAAAGAAACCCTAGATTCTTTAATTGAAAAAGCAACATCAAAAATCGGCCAAGAATATGGAATTGATTTTTATGAATTAAACGAAGTAATTGAACATTATTCAGATGCTAAAATAGGTACTGGTGCTTTAGCTATTGAATATTTATTAAAAAATATAAATTTAGCTGAAGAAAAGCAAAAAGTAACTGATGAAATTAATCGTTTAAATGCAGAAGAAATTAATAATCCTGAACGTTTTGCCACAACTGCAAAACAAACAAGAGAAAAACTTTATAAACGTTTACAAGTAATTAATGCATTTATTGAATCTAAACAAGATCCAACTAGCATGTTAATTTATAATTTGCCTGTTATTCCAGCAGATTTAAGACCTTTAATTCAATTAGATGGTGGTAGACACTCAACTAGTGATATTAATGAATTGTATCGTAGAGTAATTATTAGAAATAATAGATTGCAACAATGACAAGAAAAAGATGCCCCTACATTGGTTATTCAAAACGAACTAAGAATGATTCAAGAAGCAGTAGATGCTTTAATTGATAACCAAAGAAGAACACCTAACTCTGTTTTATCAAAAGACAATTGTCCATTTAAATCAATTTCAGATGCATTAACTGGTAAAAAAGGTCGTTTTAGACAAAATTTACTAGGAAAACGTGTTGACTATTCTGGACGTTCAGTTATTGCCGTAGGGCCTTCATTAAAAATGCACCAATGTGGTATACCAAGAGAAATGGCTGCTAAATTATTTGAACCATGAATAATTGAAAGGCTAATTGAAAAAGAAGTAGCTACAACAATTAAAAGTGCTAAAAAAATTATTGAAGACCAAAACCCAGTAATTTGACCTCATGTTGCTGAAGCAATTAAGGGCAGACTAGTATTGTTAAACCGTGCACCTACATTACACCGTTTATCTATTCAAGCCTTTGAACCTGTTTTAGTAAGGGGCAAGGCTATTAGATTACACCCATTAGTATGTACTCCATTTAATGCTGACTTCGATGGTGACCAAATGGCTGTTCACGTTCCTGTTTCTGAACAAGCATTGCTTGAAAGTCGTGAATTAATGTTGGCTAATAAAAACATTCTAGGACCTAAAGATGGTGAACCTATTATTAACCCTTCTCAAGATATGGTTTTAGGTATTTATTATCTAACTATTGAAGAACCAGGGGCTAAAGGTGAAGGACGTGTTTTTGATAACTATGAACACATGCTTAGAGCATTAGAAAATAAAGTAGTTACATTGCACACTAGAATAGCATTACCTGCTTCAGAAGTTAAAACTCCAAAACTTATTTTCCCATTTGATGGTCCTCAATATATAATTTCAACAGTAGGTAAATTTATTTTTAATAATATATTCCCTAAAACATTTCCATTTATTTACGACAATAAAGTTGCTAAGGCAAATTCATTGGAAGATTATAATCAAACATTCAATGCAAAATATGTTGTTCAAGCAGGTACTAATATTCCTGAATATATCAAAAATATGCCTATTGAAGAAGCATTTAACAAAAAGAATATTTCTAAAATAATACGTTATGTTTTTGATAAATATGTTGCTCAAATTTCAATGTCTGATATTGCAGAAGTTATTAATAATTTAACTGAATCAAGTGATGCTAATGATTCAATAATTCAATTCTTGCATGTTAAAAATTATGAAAATAGAAAAATTGATTATGAACATGCAATGTTGCTAGCTCAATTTACAAGTCAAGAAAAGCAAAAGATTGAAATGTTAAATCCTGCTAGGGCAAATGGACAAGAAGTTCCACTTAGTCCAGCTGAAAAAGCAGAAATTCTAGACACTGTATGATTTAGATATACAAACATTGTTGCTTCAATATTGGATAGTATTAAACAATTAGGTTTTGACTATTCAACATATTCTGGAATTTCTATTTCGTTTAGTGATATTCTAGAAACTAATAAAAAGCAAGAATATATTGCTCAAGGTGATGAATATATTGCTAAATTAAAACACTACTATGAACAATGTTGAATAACTGATGATGATCGTTACTCTTTAACTATTAAAAAATGAGCAGAAGTTAAGGATTTAATTCAAGAAGACCTACAAAAAATAATTAAAGAAAATCCTCAAAACCCAGTTATTACCATGATTAATTCAGGTGCTCGTGGTAACATTTCTAACTATGTTCAATTAGCAGGTATGCGTGGATTGATGGCTAACAATACTAAAACTACTAAGGCCGATGCTAAAAACGACCGTGTTGTTAGATCAACAGTTGAAGTTCCTGTTAAGTCTTCATTTATTGAAGGACTTACTGCATTTGAATTCTATTCATCAACTCACGGTGCTAGAAAAGGTTTAACCGATACTGCCTTGAACACTGCAAAATCTGGTTATTTAACAAGACGTTTAGTTGATGTTGCTCAAAATATTGTTGTTAGAGAAGAAAACTGTGGTACTGACTATGGTTATAAAGCAAGAAACATAGTTGATACAAAAACTAAACAAATTATTGTTCCTTTGAAAGAAAGAATTGTTGGAAGATTTGCAAACAAACCTGTTGTTACAAGTGCGGGTATAGAAATTTGTTCTAGAAATGAATTAATTACTGAAAAAATTGCTCAACGAATAATAGCAAGCGGTATTGAAGAAGTCGAAATTAGATCAATCTTAGGCTGCAATACACGTAACGGTGTATGTAAGATGTGTTTTGGTAAAGACCTTGCAACAAATAGAATTGTTAATATCGGTGAAGCAGTAGGTATTATTGCAGCTCAATCTATTGGGGAACCAGGAACTCAATTAACTATGCGTACATTCCACACTGGTGGTGTTGCCGGGGTTGAAGATATTACTGGTGGTTTCACTAGATTGATTGAATTAATTGATGCCCACGAACAACCATGAGGACGTCCTGCCGTTATTTCACCATATAAAGGTATTGTTACAAAGATTGAAGTTGATGAAAAAGACAATACAAACTATTTAGTAACAATTGAAAGCAAAGGATCTTCAAACACAACAGTTTCTCACAAAATTTTTGTTAATACAACCAAAAAATTACGTGTTCAAGAAGGCGATGAATTAAGAATTGGTCAAAAGATTTCTGAAGGACCAATTATCTTAAAAGAATTATTAGCTTTAACAGACGTAATTACTGTTCAAAATTATTTATTGAAAGAAATTCAAAGAATTTATCGTATTCAAGGTATTGCAATTAGCGATAAGTATATTGAAATTATAATTCGTCAAATGATGTCTAAATTAGTAATTTCTGAACCAGGAGATTCTAAATTCTTCGCTGGTGCTATTGTAGATATTTTTGACTATCAAGAAGAAAATGCTATTCTACTTTCAAAAGGTTTGAAGCCAGCATATGGTAAAGTTGTTATTAAAGGTGCAAAACAAGTTCCATTGTTATCTGATTCATTCCTTGCCGCTGCTTCTTATCAAGAAACAAGCAAGATATTAGTTCACGCCGCTATTTCATCAAGAATTGACAATTTATCTGGCTTAAAAGAAAATATTATTCTTGGTAAAAAGATTCCATCAGGAACAGCATTATTCCCATTTGAAGAACATTCAAAATATGATATAAAACCATCAATTAATTACTTTACAACAACTCCTATTGACGGCACAGAAATTTCTGAACCTATTGATATTGATTCAGTTGTTAATACAGCGCAAGAATATGACAATGATAAACAATCAGTTGAAGAAGATTATTCTCCAAACGACGAAGAACTTGTTGCCGAAGAAGAAACATTTGATGATGAAGAAAATCAAAACGATTTTGAATAA